From Quercus robur chromosome 8, dhQueRobu3.1, whole genome shotgun sequence:
TTCCTTTTGAGACTTTTGTACTTCTTTTCCCTCTGTGTTCATCATTGTGAACATAAGGTCTTACTTGGTTCTCAATAAAAATTCATtacttacttatcaaaaaaatataggaaagcCAACTATCATTCAAAAACGACATATTTGGTCATACACAGTACTAATAATAACAACTGATTTGAACATAGCAGCCGTtagaaaatggtaaatttaattatttaatataacaCTTCTATGTCGGGATCTCGtgctttgataccatgataaattaccGATGGTCACAAAAGCTTAAATTATTACGAAAAGAGgtgaatttatataatttaatctaacaacaacaacattgaAAATGATAATTCATGAAATATGCATGGCTAATGAATTGAAACCCTAAGTATGAAAGCGAaatgaaggagagagagaagagaacgaGAGAATTGGGGTTGGGGGTACCGTACCGTTTCCAGAGATCGCGGTGGGACTTGGAGGGGAGAGAGCGGCAGAGGCGGTCCATCTCGACGCAGAGGGATTGGATTTGGGTGAGGTCTCTTTTGATGGATGCAGACAGTTCTGGGGTTTGTGACTCCAAATTGCCACCGCTCGAGTACTCCAAACGCTCCAGTCGCTCCAGCGCGTCTCGAGTTCTCAATTGTAGCTTCTTCGCATTCTGGTATATTTCTGATAGCGTATTACCTCCTCCACCTCCTTCTAatggtgctgctgctgctgatgatGATTCCATTTCGAACGCACACcaacagagagagaaaaggagagaTGTTGAGAATGGTGGTTTGTTTTGATGGGATCTGGACACTGCGATTTTACTGTTCAGACTCTTAAACCCAATTTATTATGATCTCCAGTCCCAGGATTGGTCTAATGACGTCTAGCATACtgtagtgaaaaaaaaaaatcacttctttttgtatttttgtatttgagaaaaaaaaaaacattaaaatatatatttgcacgtaaataataattttgtatattaacAAGATAACAATAACGACAATTCAAATTTACATAAGTTTATATGGATTAATGTGATTGGATAGTTGGAGGTACAAAATTTACTCTTATGCTAATATATATTATCTGATATGAGTGTTCTAACTATTttcttctatatataaaaaataaaaaaaaattctaactatTTGGTTGAGAGGAAATAAAACATTCCATTTGTTTGgtagaaatgatagaaaaataaaaggatctAATTGACAAAAATGTCTCTCTTGCTCTCAAGGGAAGAACAGGAGGAGTTAGCTAGGAGTAAGAAAAAAGTTAAGGATGTAAAACATGCAGGTTTTAGTGAAGGAAACGAGTCGGGCTCCTCGTCACCGGTCAAAGGTCTCGGTCCTTGGAATCAGAGTATGTCTTTTAAAGACAAACTTGTTGGCGAGATTCCAGGTGCGTATATTCAAGCCTTCAACTTTGAGGATCTAATGGAGGATGATGTTGAGTCGGATGAGGAGATAGAAACGCTTAGGCAGGGGCTGGTTGCTGTCAGGTTCTCCAAGGAAGAAAAGCAACAGATTCGAGATCCATGGGCTAGAGCTTTAATAGTCAAGGTGTATGGGAAATCAGTGGGCTTCCATTTTCTCCAAAGTAAGCTGCTCTCTTTGTGGAAACCAGCGAGTAGGATGGATTGTGTGAACATGGGTAATGGATTTTTTCTTGTGAGGTTGTCCTAAAAGGAAGATTTTGAAAACATCCTGAAGAAAGGTCCATGGTTCATTGGTGGACATTTTCTGTCTCTCTGGCCATGGGAACCAGATTTTAGGCCTTCGTCGGCAAACGTCTCCTCAGTTGCAATTTGGGTAAGGCTAAATGAGCTTCCTATAGAGTATTATAATGCTGAGGCATTACATAGGATTGGCAATGCCATTGGCAAGGTGCTTCGGGTAGATACATTCACTGCATCTGAGACTAGAGGCAGGTTTGCTAGATTGTGCATTCAAATAGATGTTGAGCAACCGTTGGTTACGGCCATTCTTCTTGGGAAAGTTGAACAACCTGTTTTGTATGAGGGAATACAGAAGCTATGCTTTGGATGTGGGAGATTGGGTCACCAACGTGAAGTTTGTCCATATACTATCCGGCAAAGTTCACCGACGAGGGAAGCGGAGACGGGGATGGAAGATAAGGGAGATGAGCATGCACACAATGAACGTGATCAGAGCAAGTCAGCTGTGGAGGTGGGACCTAAGGTAGTGCAGAAGGATGTGCCAAAAAATGCTCAGGATAGTACATATGGGTCGTGGATGGTGGTAGCACGGAAAAAGAATGGGGCAAGAATGTACAGAAGTAGTGGGGACCATGTGGGACAGACAGAGACACAAGATTTTAATAGTAACGGTAAGCATGTAGTGGATGCCAGGGAAAGATATGTGCTGGGACGGGAGGAAAATTTGATTGGGCAAAGCAGAGAGTCCAAAAGGAAATTTCCACTTGTTAGAGTAGTAGAGAAAGCCCAAATGCTGAATGCTATTCAAAGTATAAGCAATAAGCCCGTGGGACAGGCCCAGCCCCCTTTAAACCAAAATGCAAGCCCACATGAAGTTGTTAAGCCCACACGGCATGCTTCAATGAAAGGCAAAAGAGCCTTAGCTCGTCTGAAGGAGACAAAAACTCATTGTAAGGGCGCTGATGAAAATGGGAAAGCATAAAGCTCCGCTTCAGTGCAGACACGTTACCGGCCTGGGCAAGCTGTGGAATCTCATAAGACGAGCGGTGGTGAGCTGAGTCCGAGAGAGGCCTCCAATTTCCGATTTGGTGAATCTAGGTGGGCAGAGGGGGTTTATCATTTTGAGGGGCACAGTCGTGGTGAGTCCGGAGAACTTTTAAGCTGTGAGCTGAGCCAAGCAAGTTCTCACCTTGGGGGTTTTCAACACCATCATGAGGAGAGCACGGAAATGCAGGATTCTGGTGACGGCGATGGGTGTGAAGGTATGTTGGCTACTGTTCTTGGACCCATTTTGGAGGATTGTGAAGAACCCGTGGTGGGTAGTGATGGCGGTTGCGTTGCCACCAACGGAGGAGGTGAAGATTGGGTGGGTAATCAGATGGATTTTGATGGAGATGGTGGAGCTAATGCCACCTGttgatttttgtctcttctcAAATTGTATTGTTATGATGAATATTATAGTGTGGAACTGTAGAGGTGCTTTGAGCCCTCGTTTTAGAAACATGTTAGAGAGCTGGCTCAGAACCATGATCCAACAATTCTTGTAGTGATGGAAACCAAAGTTGGAGGTGATAGAGCAAAGGAAATAATTGACAAACTTCCCTTTGATGGAGCTATACACATGGAGACTATAGGGTATGCCGGTGGTTTATGGGTCCTGTGGAATGCAGACAAGGTGGAAATCTCTTCCTTAGCTAACACTGAGCAGGAGATTCACATTGTCGTTAAGGTACGTTCTTTGAATTCTAGTTGGCTTTTTTCTGCTGTGTATGCTAGTCCTAGGAGTGCTAAGAGACAGATTTTATGGAAAAACCTCATGAGCGTTGCAGAACTTCATAACATGCCTTGGGTGATAGCAGGGGATTTTAATGAGCCTCTTGTGGAGGAGGATAAATTTGGGGGGAGAGCTGTGAGTGTTAGATGATCACTTTTGTTCAAAGAGTGTCTAGATAAATGTAACATGATTGATATTGAGTTTTCTGGTCCTCGGTTCACCTGGACTAATAGAAGAGAAGTGCAAGCTCTAATTCAAGAAAGAATAGATAGGTTTTTTGTAAATCCTAGCTGGTGTGTATTGTTTCCTGAAGCGAAGGTGGTTCATCTCACAAGATGTCATTCGGACCACTGTCCCATTTTGCTAGAGATGCAGCCAAGGGCTATGAATAGAAGAGTTAGGCCTTTTAAGTTTCAGTCTTGCTAGCTTTCTGATGCATCCTTTCCGAAGGTTGTTACACAAGCTTGGAGGCACTGTACCAGGCTTGTTGATGCCATTGACACCTTTACTAAGGAGGCCAAGGTGTGGAACAAGACTCAATTTGGTAATATTTTCTCTCgaaaaaagaatataatgaCTAGACTTAATGGTATTCAGCGTTCTATTGCTAATaggccttcttcttttttatgtaaTCTGGAAAATGAGCTGTTGAAGGAGTTGGATAGTGTGATCAGTCAGGAGGAAGAGTTGTGGGCTTTAAAATCCCGAGTAAATTGGATGATTCAGGGAGATAGAAATACCTCTTTTTATCATGTTTCTACGCTGGTCAAGAGGAAAAGAAACCAAATCATGGCCATTAAAGACACATGTGGGGAATGGATTGTTGAGGAAAGCGAGATTAAGGAGTACATTAGAAGTGGGTTTGCTGATGTTTTTTCGACTTCTTCAGCTAGTGCCTCTGCCACATACAACTTAAATTACCAATGGCAGCCAAGACTTTCGGAGGAAGAGAAGCAAAGTATTAGTGGGGGGGTCACAGATGAGGAAATTAAGGCAGTCTTGTGGTCTTTAAAGCCTTTTAAAGCCCCAGGCCCTGATGGGCTTCATGCAGGTTTCTTTTAGAGATTTTGGCTTGTGGTGGGAAGTTCGGTGATGGAGGAAATAAAGCGGATTTTTACTGAAAAAAGAGTTCCTGATTATCTTAATACCACTCATCTTGCTTTAATTCCAAAGATTCAAGGGCCGGAGACTTTGGGTAACTATAGGCTCATAAGTTTGTGCAATACTGTGTATAAAGTGTTGACAAAGATCATTGTGGCTAGATTAAGACCGTATTTGGGTAAGTTGATTTCTCCCCTCCAAACGGCGTTTGTTCCAAGTAGAAAGGGTATGGATAATGTGATCATCGCCCAGGAAATTATCCATTCCTTAAGCAGAAATAAGGGGAATACTGGGTACATGGCCATAAAAATAGATTTGGAAAAAGCTTATGATAAGCTTGAGTGGAGTTTTGTTAGAGAAATGCTTGTTAGAGCAAACCTTCCTCCTGATCTTAGGAACATCATCATGAGCTGTGTTTCCACCGTGTCTACCTCTATCTTATTTAATGGAGAAGCGCTTGAGCCTATTTACCCCTCTAGGGGGATAAGGCAGGGAGATCCCTTGTCCCCGTATTTGTTCATATTGTGCATGGATTTCCTTGGGCAACTAATAGAAGAGAAGTGTAATGCTAAGATGTGGCAACCAGTCAAGGCTTCACAAAGTGGTCCGGTTTTCTCCCATCTGTTTTTTGCGGATGACCTATTGCTGTTCGCTAAAGCAGACTACATTAATTGTTCAAAAATTAGAGATGTGCTTGATGTTTTTTGTAGTATCACGGGGCAACCTGTTAGTGAAGCTAAGTCGAGAGTCTATTTTTCTCCAAATGTGGATAGAGATACGAGGGAATCATTATGTGATATCCTTGGATTTGCATCTACTCCTTTGCTTGGTAGATATTTGGGGTTTCCTTTGAAACAACCTGGCTCGTCTTCTCAGGATTTCAACTTTGTTCTTGATAGAGTAAAATAGAAGCTCTCGGGGTGGAAAGCAAGCATGTTATCCTTGGCTGGTCGCCAAGTTCTTATTCAAGCTTCATCGGCAACTATTCCAGCTTATGTAATGCAGTGTTCCTACCTTCTTGGCAGAATTTTGGATGGGATAGATAGAGTAAACCGTAACTTCCTTTGGGGGTCTTCAAACTCTTTAAAGAAAATTCACTGGATTGGTTGGCAAAAGGTCACTAAAACGAAGGAAGAAGGGGGTCTTGGTTTGCAAGCGGCTAAAGGAATGAATCTTGCACTTCTTGGGAAGCTCAATTGGAGGTTTCACACTGAAGGAGATGCGCCTTGGGTGCAAGTTTTAAGCAAGAAGTATTGTTCGGGAAGAAGATTGAGTGCTGCAAACCCCAACAGCCTCCCTTGTTCCTCGGTTTGGGCAGCAATGAAAAAAGGCATGGGCACATTTGAGAAGGGCAGTAGGTGGTCAGTTGGAAGGGAAAGTAAGTTGAGTTTGTGGTATAGCAGCTAGTTGAGTAAGGGCCCCCTTCGAAGTCTTATTCAAGGTCCACTTTCTTGGGAAGTTAATAAGTTGGTAGTTAAGGATTTCTTGAAAGACACGGGCTGGGATTGGAAGGGACTTTCTTTTGAGCTTCCTTTGGATATCAAAATGTTGATACAAGCTACTCCTGTTGCGGTTACAAGCAGAGGTTGTGATAAAATTGCATGGGCTGACTCCCCTCAAGGTAACTTTAACTTGAAGAGTGCCTACAGGATTGCGATGGAGCATGAAGAGAGCCCAAAATTCAGTGCTAGCTGGATATAGAAAGCAAACACCCTTCCAAGAGTTAAAACATTTCTTTGGATGTGTGCTCACAATAGTATTGGGGTTAGGAGTTGTCTAATGAGGAGAGGTGTGTGTGAAGAAGCTGTGTGTCCTATTTGTCAAGAAGCGGAGGAATCAATTTTACATACTCTTCGAGATTGTCCTTGGGCTGAAGCGGTATGGAATCATTTGGGAAGAGCAGAAGTTGACCAAGAGTTTTAGAGAAGTGAGTTGTTGGTTTGGCTTAGCAGGAATGGGAATCATAGAAGCACACCAGACACTATGAATCCTCCGTGGAATACCTTGTTCTCTTTCGCTGTTTGGAATATTTGGAAGAGTAGGAACAACTTCatttttcaaaggaaaagaCTGAACCAGCAGCTTCATGTTGAAATCCTGAATCAAACAGTTGAATTCATTCATTGTATAGCCTCCCCTAGATTGATGATTCGTAGATGTGTTAAAAGGATTAGATGGGAAAAACCTCCTGTTGGGTGGATGAAACTCAATACAGATGGGTCGGTGTTTGGCAGTTTGGGAATGGCTGGTTGTGGGGGAGTAATAAGGGATGATTGTGGGAATTGGCTTTCGAGATTCACCAGGCGCATAGGAATTACTAACAGTTTTAGTGCTGAGTTGTGGGGCCTAAGAGAGGGTCTTATTATGTGTTGCAATCTTAACATAGCATCTCTTATTGTTGAATTAGACGCTAGAGCTGTTATAGAGGCCTTCAAGAATGATCAGTATGTGAACAATATTATTTCTCCAATATTGGATGACTGCAGGTTACTCAGCTCTTGCTTTAGTCGAATAGAATTTAAGCATTGCTTTCGTGAAGGGAACCGTGTTGCAGACACTTTAACTAAGATGAGCTTTAACCAAGAAGCAGATTGTATGGCTTTTAATAGCCCTCCTGTGGatgttttaaaagtttttgaGGATGACTATTATGGAGTCTGTTTGAACAGGACTTGTCCTGCACCTCTTGTATCCCTTTAGTTGTTTAATGAAATCGtcctttatcaaaaaaagaaaaaaaaaagaaaaataaaaggataaaaattaaattactacTCTAcccttattattaaaaatagaaagtgAAAAAGTACAAgtaattttatactttttttttcttcctcttttctatccaatttggaagaaaaataaatgatggACTTAATTGAAAAACTTGATTCAcgtcattttctctctctttcttttactcCAATCAAATAACTTCCTCTTTACCTTTCAAATTGGATAAAAAAGTGATCCATATTATTAGAAGTGAAAGTAAAAAAGTGcaagtaatttttttactatGCCATTGTCCTTCCTCTTTTCTATCcaatttgaaaggaaaaataaatggaCTCAAGTGGAAAACTTGATTCACatcattttctttcctcttatttttactctaataaaataataaaaaatcacatttttttcttccttcttattTCCCTATTTTTCACTCTCTATTTTCACTCCGACGAATCCCGTAGTAAGTCTAGAGAAAAAGGGTTCTttattagtttctttttctCCAAATGCCTTgatttacattttgtttttggattttcttatgaatggtttttttttttgggtatatatatatatatatatatacactgtCAAAGTACATAAAttgttggtgttttttttttttaaaaaaataaaatgttactGCAATTTTTATTAGCTTAAATAAATGAGATGCCTAAAGAATGAAATTAATGAATATTCTAGAATTATGAAGTTATAAGTCACATCATTTTAGagtattcaaatataaattatttcatcCAATCACAATCTCTAGGATATCTAAGAAATTCTTGCAGCAGTTTCTTAAGCTATTTCTTAAGCTATATCATATAACCTTGGTTCTACAACCACAATATCCGGTATCATTATATGATACATGAATGCTATTCCACTGCGAAAGGTTCCAAGTGACCGACAATTTTTATCCTACAGTTTTCCTTGTCCTGAAATGAAACAGCAAGTTCACTTCATACTAACGTCAATGTTGATAGCAATATAGCactaatctttatttttttttctttgcattaaaATCAGTAAATATGTATGGGCAAAATCAAATTATCtttagaaaacaaacaaaaactacAACACTAAAGGTTATGGTAAGAAATGCagcaaagatttttttttttaattttttttttttaattttcttaattggAAAGTTACACATGTAACCTGcaggtcttgaacccacaaccttacCAACGAATTACTCATGGAGGAGAAAGTGTCAGTTGAACTAGAGCACATTAATGGTTTGCAGCAAAGATGCACAGATGGAAAGGGTTGTCCTGTAACTAAAAAACAGTACTATACCTCTGAACAAAGATGTGTGCTATTATATGACAAAAAATGAGCAACTATCTCATCACTACCATGATTGATTCTTATAAATACATCAACTCTCGCTCATCATTTATGAAATATGATTTCAATGTTCCATATCACCTAATCTGTggcaaacaaaaagaatttagtACAAAAACTAccctacttttcttttctttttttttcttttttttttcttcttattgattggtaagttacacatgcatccATTAAATCTGGTCACTATCGCACCCTTCGCCTCATTCTTATGTTGGGGGGGAAGGAGATGCTAGCTTGCTCATGGTgcaatcaataataataataaggttaCAAAACTGTATCAAGAAAAAATGCTTCACTCCTTTGGCCTTTTACTCATGGTTTTACGCTTGTTAACATCCAGGTATTTCTTCCTTAACCGAATGGCCTTTGGTGTTACCTTCACATAAAACATAAGATGATATCAGAAAAGCATCATAGCCGGTAATTTGgtccccaaaaaaataaattaaaatccaGGAATAACAAGaccaaacaaattaaaaagccaCTATCAGCAACAAAATTCACCAGAACTCAAAAACGTACACCCTTTCCCTACAGTGAACCCAAGACTTCTTGTGTTATTTGAGTCATGGCTCATTTCAAGGGTACACATTTTTCgttgtaaaatttgaaaaagaattagGGAGGTCTGCAATAAAGCTAGGATACTAACATCTGTGGTATAACagtaacaacaaaaatatatgaagaaatGGAAAGGCctgaaataaaattaatttcttgTATAAAACGGATAAATGAGAACTGAAGTAGTTTCgtttattaattgaaaaaagagaaataaaataattcaattgCTACTTACCTCAATAAGCTCATCAGAAGCTACATAGCCAATGGCTTCTTCAAGAGTCATCTGCACCCAAATACATTCAGGTTAGCAACTGCGTACATGTCAAATGTGAAGGTGGAGAAGCTTTTCACTCATGACCATAAAATGTTTCTTACTGCTTTCAACATCAACTTAAAAACTTCATAACAAGGTAGCTTCACTAATTCAACACAGTTGccaaaaattatacaaaacaGTCACACTTCATGTTGTATGAGAGTTTTCATGAAGGATGATCAAGAATCCAGTCAATTATTTTGGCATAAATGAGGACCGAAAGGCCCTAAATGGGTTCAATCTACTAGTGAATCACGCTTTTATTTGTAGGCATATTAGCACACAAACCACTGGAGGAAATAGAAACACATAACATGATGGCTAATAAATACGTACTAGACGAGGTGGTGATAGCCTCACATTCTCATCCTTGCTAGCAGCACGCACATTAGTAAGTTCTTTAGCCCTACTTGGATTGATCTGCACAATAGCAATCATTGCAAGTTAAGTCACTAGTGCTTAACAAATGGAGATAATGAAAGGTATAAGTCCTCCTTACATCTAGATCTGTATCCCGTGAATGTTCACCAACAATCATGCCATCATATGTCTGTACACCAAAGAGTCAAACAATCAGCTTTGCTTCATACAAGAGAACAGGAATTAATGCAAGACAGTTTACATATTAAGCTAGCTGTGGATTTCAAACTTCCTCGAGTTGTTTAATCTCTTTTACTAAAATGTCATTGCCAAATACCATCCATATCATCCTATTGGAGGAAGGCAAGAAGATCAAGAGGACCAATAACCCTGGCCATCCATTATGAGCCAATTAGTGTAGAACAAGCAGACAGTCATAATTTTCTTGGCTATGTAAACAGTCAGTTAATAATGCTGCCCTTGCCTCTTCCTATTGCTATTTCATCATTCTCAAACATGAAGTGGGCATTGTGGGACAAATAAGAGTCCCCCTTGTATCTGGTGTAAAAAGATATGGCAATACCAGCAAAACTAACAGCATTTCAGATACATGATCATGACCACCCCACATATAGCAATTAAAAGGTGCAATGGTACTGTCAATCAAGGCACATATTGCAATGTTATggaaaattttatagaaattcaggacttaattttattgaaaccCCCCACAGGAatgtgattgaattttttttttatttattaataagttATGCACGCACCAAGTGGGTCTTGAATCTATgatctcaccctccaccttgctctACAAGGGAAGCACCATTTCAGCTAGAGTTCACTGGCAAGAATGTGCTTGATTTTATTCAGATAAATTTACTGTATTTTATTCAGAGGAAGTTAATGTAGTTAT
This genomic window contains:
- the LOC126696332 gene encoding uncharacterized protein LOC126696332, with translation MSLLLSREEQEELARSKKKVKDVKHAGFSEGNESGSSSPVKGLGPWNQSMSFKDKLVGEIPGAYIQAFNFEDLMEDDVESDEEIETLRQGLVAVRFSKEEKQQIRDPWARALIVKVYGKSVGFHFLQSKLLSLWKPASRMDCVNMDFRPSSANVSSVAIWVRLNELPIEYYNAEALHRIGNAIGKVLRVDTFTASETRGRFARLCIQIDVEQPLVTAILLGKVEQPVLYEGIQKLCFGCGRLGHQREVCPYTIRQSSPTREAETGMEDKGDEHAHNERDQSKSAVEVGPKVVQKDVPKNAQDSTYGSWMVVARKKNGARMYRSSGDHVGQTETQDFNSNGKHVVDARERYVLGREENLIGQSRESKRKFPLVRVVEKAQMLNAIQSISNKPVGQAQPPLNQNASPHEVVKPTRHASMKGKRALARLKETKTHCKGADENGKA